A portion of the Archocentrus centrarchus isolate MPI-CPG fArcCen1 chromosome 19, fArcCen1, whole genome shotgun sequence genome contains these proteins:
- the LOC115798314 gene encoding 7-methylguanosine phosphate-specific 5'-nucleotidase-like, whose product MIYHIPWIYTPVRTVLAIWHQLTKTEIPELAKCSVLMRDRSRVEDTIHCMQRAGAGSLQVISDFDMTLTRFAHNGRRVPTTHNILDNQLLINEDCTKKMRELLNTYYPIEIDASRSAEEKLPLMVEWWTKVHELLIQQKIRKDMLTQAVKESSAMLREGYKVFFDHLAKHQVPLLILSAGVGDVLEEVIRQNHVFHPNVHIISNYMDFDHTGVLRAFRGQLIHTFNKREGALSRAAGLRELQGRPNVLLLGDSLGDLTMADGVAEPQNILTIGFLNDQVEERKESYINSFDIVLVKDETMDVPNAILTYITSSRDNK is encoded by the exons ATG ATATACCACATCCCCTGGATCTATACACCAGTGCGGACTGTCCTGGCAATTTGGCACCAGCTGACCAAAACTGAG ATCCCAGAGCTGGCCAAGTGCTCGGTGCTAATGCGGGATCGTAGCAGAGTGGAGGATACAATCCACTGTATGCAGCGAGCAGGTGCAGGCAGCCTGCAG GTAATCTCAGACTTCGACATGACACTGACCAGATTTGCTCACAACGGCAGGAGAGTTCCCACCACCCACA ACATCTTGGATAACCAGTTGCTAATTAATGAAGACTGCACTAAAAAG ATGAGGGAGCTGTTGAACACTTATTATCCCATAGAGATCGATGCTAGTCGGAGTGCTGAGGAGAAACTGCCTCTCATGGTAGAGTG GTGGACAAAAGTCCATGAGCTTCTGATTCAGCAGAAGATCAGGAAAGACATGCTGACCCAGGCTGTGAAGGAGTCCAGTGCCATGCTCAG GGAAGGGTACAAAGTATTTTTTGACCATCTGGCCAAACACCAGGTCCCTCTGTTGATCCTCTCCGCTGGGGTCGGTGATGTCTTGGAGGAGGTGATTCGACAGAACCACGTCTTCCATCCCAACGTCCACATCATCTCCAACTACATGGACTTTGACCACACT GGGGTGCTGCGAGCCTTCAGAGGCCAGCTGATTCACACCTTCAACAAAAGAGAAGGCGCTCTGTCACGTGCAGCCGGCCTCAGAGAGCTGCAGGGTCGACccaatgtgctgctgctgggagACTCACTGGGAGACCTGACCATGGCTGATGGGGTCGCTGAGCCCCAGAACATCCTCACCATTGGCTTCCTCAATGACCAG gtggaggagaggaaggagtcTTACATCAACTCCTTTGACATCGTCCTGGTGAAGGATGAGACGATGGACGTTCCAAATGCCATCCTAACGTACATTACCTCATCAAGAGACAACAAGTAA